The following coding sequences lie in one Panicum virgatum strain AP13 chromosome 6N, P.virgatum_v5, whole genome shotgun sequence genomic window:
- the LOC120680143 gene encoding uncharacterized protein LOC120680143, translating into MDDFFIDLNNEAQGVGVGEVSESSMSSSASKVGATRNKQTNFSAYEDNMLCKSWLEISCDPIVNTGQRKEAFWIHVLNRYNSKCGSYPTRTQKSIMSRWDHIKAGVSKFSGYMAEMIRSNPSGMSDADKSVAAAADFASVEKHNFTLMHCWKILKDEPKRMELKRKMDTTQNSGSRENIPPVCSETFSIFIPKSPHQLAHQENVPWGGTHQNRLRRKLLQRPLSACPRCMTYLFRRLSYSRKQRVSARPGSMKLLL; encoded by the exons ATGGATGATTTCTTTATCGATCTCAACAATGAAGCACAGGGTGTTGGTGTTGGAGAAGTTTCTGAATCTTCCATGAGTAGTTCTGCTTCCAAGGTGGGGGCAACAAGGAACAAGCAAACCAACTTCTCGGCGTATGAAGACAACATGCTCTGCAAATCGTGGCTGGAAATTAGCTGTGATCCTATTGTAAACACCGGCCAGAGGAAGGAAGCCTTTTGGATTCATGTGCTCAACAGATACAATTCCAAATGCGGCAGCTATCCAACGAGGACCCAAAAATCCATTATGAGTCGTTGGGATCACATCAAGGCTGGAGTAAGCAAGTTCTCTGGATACATGGCTGAGATGATCCGTTCCAATCCTAGTGGCATGTCGGATGCAGATAAGtcagtggctgctgctgctgattttgCTAGTGTGGAGAAGCACAATTTCACTCTTATGCACTGCTGGAAAATCCTGAAGGATGAGCCCAAAAGGATGGAGCTGAAAAGGAAAATGGACACCACTCAGAATAGTGGTTCCAGGGAAAACATCCCCCCAGTGTGCAGCGAGACATTTTCGATCTTCATCCCGAAAAGTCCTCATCAACTAGCCCATCAAGAAAATGTCCCATGGGGAGGGACACATCAAAACAGGCTAAGAAGAAAGCTGCTTCAGCGTCCTCTGAGTGCGTGTCCAAGATGCATGACCTATCTATTCAGAAGATTGAGTTATTCAAGGAAACAGAGGGTGAGCGCaag GCCCGGCTCGATGAAATTGTTACTCTAG
- the LOC120678408 gene encoding photosystem II 10 kDa polypeptide, chloroplastic-like, whose translation MAASMISSSALAAPARAQGLPSLGRRASSFAVVCGTGKKIKTDKPFGIGGGLTVDHDASGRKVKGKGVYQFVDKYGANVDGYSPIYKEEDWSPTGDVYVGGTTGLLIWSVTLIGLLAGGALLVYNTSALAS comes from the exons atggcgGCCTCCATGATCTCGTCGTCAGCTCTGGCGGCACCGGCCAGGGCCCAGGGCCTGCCGTCCCTCGGCCGCCGCGCGTCCTCCTTCGCCGTCGTCTGCGGCACCGGCAAGAAGATCAAGACCGACAAGCCCTTCGGGATTGGAGGTGGCCTCACCGTCGACCACGATGCCTCCGGGAGGAAGGTCAAG GGCAAGGGCGTGTACCAGTTCGTCGACAAGTACGGCGCCAACGTCGACGGATACAG CCCAATCTACAAAGAGGAGGACTGGTCTCCCACCGGTGACGTCTACGTCGGTG GAACCACCGGACTTCTGATCTGGTCCGTCACCCTCATCGGGCTCCTTGCCGGCGGCGCCCTCCTTGTTTACAACACCAGCGCCCTCGCCAGCTAG
- the LOC120680142 gene encoding KH domain-containing protein At4g18375-like, translating to MRQQTGKRPRQHREYEREERRDQNKRPFAHAQESSNNDGLVVYRILCPDSVIGSVIGKNGNVINAIRQQANAKVKVVDPYPGADKRVILVYCYVKHRDLDADEGDDNEPVCPAQDALLRVHNAIVDALDTLHKNRRDSDKKNTEEANILVPASQAASVIGKSGVVIKYLRSTSKAFIKVSPKDPSDVTHSCAMSFDNFVQITGGAEAVKKALYGVSTILYKYPSKENIPLETSVPEPTPSIIVPSELPVYPASNFYSAPDAAIPSGHPSLSILGSTPHVPELLSADGHGRLPIYQSVLPIIPAYSTPKCSGELEFRVLCPGNKIGLVIGRAGSTIKGIRQESGARIDVDDAKNDKEESIITITSTEATDDVKSAAVEAVLLLQAKINDYEEDRMNLRLLVPNKVIGCLIGRGGSIVNDMRKKTKADIRISKGDKPRRASSSDELVEVSGEGDKLRDALVQIVLRLREDVLKESVDSQNSDRDGKLSVATTDSLYGSSLPLPALLPHSHSQQISPLGYDRRGETERGLEVFPRSSSYGYSSLQVADDGYGGLSSYTSKAYEGRVPRVEMTIPASGLSKVMGKRGTNLENIRKISGAHVEIIESKSSRHDHVAYISGTSAERQSAENLIKAFIMST from the exons ATGAGGCAGCAGACTGGTAAACGTCCCCGCCAACATAGGGAATatgaaagagaagaaaggagGGATCAAAACAAGAGGCCATTTGCCCATGCTCAGGAAAGCTCTAATAATGATGGGCTGGTTGTTTACCGTATACTTTGTCCAGACAGTGTAATTGGTAGTGTCATAGGAAAGAATGGCAATGTGATAAATGCTATCAGGCAGCAAGCAAATGCCAAAGTCAAGGTTGTCGACCCTTACCCTGGTGCAGACAAAAGGGTTATCTTGGTATATTGCTATGTCAAGCATAGAGACCTTGATGCTGATGAGGGTGATGATAATGAACCTGTTTGCCCAGCTCAAGATGCATTACTTAGAGTGCATAATGCAATTGTTGATGCACTAGATACGCTACATAAGAATCGTAGGGACTCTGATAAGAAGAATACAGAAGAAGCTAACATCCTTGTACCAGCTAGTCAGGCTGCAAGTGTTATAGGGAAATCTGGTGTTGTCATCAAGTATCTTCGGTCAACATCTAAAGCATTCATTAAAGTGAGCCCAAAAGATCCAAGCGACGTTACACATTCATGTGCTATGAGTTTTGATAATTTTGTTCAG ATAACTGGTGGTGCTGAAGCTGTTAAAAAGGCACTGTATGGGGTATCAACCATCCTCTACAAGTATCCCTCAAAAGAGAACATTCCTCTTGAAACCTCTGTTCCTGAACCTACTCCGAGCATTATAGTCCCTTCAGAACTTCCTGTCTATCCAGCTAGTAACTTTTACTCAGCCCCAGATGCTGCTATACCTTCTGGACATCCAAGCCTGTCTATCTTAGGGTCAACACCTCATGTTCCTGAACTTCTATCTGCCGATGGTCATGGTCGACTGCCTATTTATCAATCTGTACTTCCAATTATTCCTGCTTATAGTACCCCAAAATGTTCAGGTGAACTTGAGTTTCGTGTTTTATGCCCTGGTAATAAGATTGGGCTGGTTATTGGTAGAGCTGGGTCTACCATAAAGGGTATAAGGCAAGAGAGTGGTGCAAGGATAGATGTTGATGACGCAAAGAATGACAAGGAGGAAAGTATAATCACCATTACATCCACTGAG GCCACCGATGATGTTAAGTCTGCAGCTGTGGAAGCTGTTTTACTGCTTCAAGCAAAGATCAATGATTATGAAGAAGATAGAATGAATCTTCGCCTTCTTGTCCCAAATAAGGTTATAGGCTGTCTTATTGGCAGGGGTGGTTCAATAGTCAATGACATGAGGAAGAAGACTAAGGCTGACATCCGCATTTCAAAGGGCGATAAGCCCCGGAGAGCATCTTCCAGCGATGAGCTTGTTGAG GTATCTGGAGAGGGTGACAAGCTGCGCGATGCTCTTGTTCAGATAGTATTAAGACTTAGGGAAGATGTTCTGAAAGAGAGTGTGGACAGCCAAAATTCTGACAGGGATGGCAAGCTATCTGTTGCCACCACTGATTCCTTATATGGCAGCAGTCTTCCTTTGCCTGCATTATTACCTCACTCTCACAGCCAACAAATCTCTCCCTTGGGCTATGATCGAAGGGGTGAAACTGAGCGAGGTCTGGAAGTATTCCCTCGTTCTAGTTCGTATGGGTATAGCTCCTTGCAg GTCGCAGATGATGGCTATGGAGGACTTTCATCATATACATCAAAGGCATATGAAGG ACGTGTACCGCGTGTGGAAATGACTATCCCTGCCAGTGGCCTGTCAAAAGTAATGGGGAAACGTGGCACAAACTTGGAAAACATTAGAAAG ATTTCTGGAGCTCACGTTGAAATTATTGAATCAAAATCATCTCGTCATGACCATGTTGCTTACATATCTGGCACCTCTGCGGAGAGGCAATCGGCAGAGAATTTGATCAAAGCTTTCATAATGTCTACCTAA